In Synechocystis sp. PCC 6714, the following are encoded in one genomic region:
- a CDS encoding PAS domain-containing protein: MEFKKFFDALPLGVFVVDAQGRPLYANLATIDLLGKGLWPEAAIEQLNDIYQAYQTGTNQLYPLTEQPLLKALQGEACRVDDLEIRQGGQIIPLEVTGTPIFDDQGQLQYAMVVLRDLRDRQRRSQQQISLQQDLLRRNQGLTQENATLKRKLADLEAELNSQQTQ; this comes from the coding sequence ATGGAGTTTAAAAAATTTTTCGATGCTCTACCCCTTGGTGTTTTCGTTGTTGATGCCCAGGGGCGACCGCTCTATGCTAACTTGGCCACCATTGATCTCCTGGGAAAAGGGCTGTGGCCCGAAGCGGCGATCGAGCAATTAAATGATATTTACCAAGCCTATCAAACGGGCACCAATCAACTCTATCCCCTCACAGAACAGCCTCTGCTTAAAGCTCTCCAAGGAGAAGCCTGTCGGGTGGACGATCTGGAAATTCGTCAGGGGGGCCAAATTATCCCTTTGGAAGTGACCGGTACGCCCATTTTTGATGACCAGGGCCAATTGCAATACGCCATGGTGGTGTTGCGGGATCTGCGCGATCGCCAACGGAGGAGTCAACAACAGATTTCCTTGCAACAGGATTTATTACGGCGCAACCAAGGATTAACCCAGGAAAATGCCACCCTCAAGCGCAAATTGGCCGATTTGGAGGCAGAGCTAAATTCTCAACAAACTCAGTGA